The following DNA comes from Anaerostipes rhamnosivorans.
AAATCCCCTCGGGCCAGAGACGGCTTTAAAATATTGGATGCATCCATGGCTCCCTCAGAGCCGCCGGCTCCGATCATGGTGTGTATCTCATCAATAAAAAGGATCACAGAAGAATCCTCCGTCACTTCTGAGATAATCTGCTTCATGCGTTCCTCAAATTCACCCCGGTACTTGGTCCCTGCGATGACTCTTGTCAGGTCTAGGGAAAGCACTCTTTTATCTCTCAGATTCAGTGGCACGTTCCCCTCTGCGATCCGGGCGGCCAGTCCCTCCACGATAGCGGTCTTTCCAACTCCTGGGTCTCCGATCAGACAAGGATTATTTTTGGATCTTCTGCAGAGCACCTGCATCAGACGTTCCATCTCATCTTCTCTTCCGATCATAGGATCCAGTTCGTCATCTTTTGCCTTCTGGGTCAAATCTGTGCTGAACTTTTCCAATATGTTCTCTCCGGACCCGTCCTCTGTAAAATAATCGTCCGCTGTATTATTGGAAAACTCGTTCTTGGCAGACTTATAGTCAATCCCCATGGTAACCAAAGTGTCAATAAAAATAGCATCTACCTGGATCTTTTTCTGTCCCATGATCTGAACCGCTTCATTTTCACCATCTTTTAAGATAGCTAACAGCACATGTTCGGTTCCGACGACATCACTTCCGTATTTGACAGCCATCTGGCCGGCAAGGCTCAGGATCTCCTCTGCCCTGGGTGTGAAACTTTTTATTTTTGTCCGTCTTTTTTTCTCCATATCCCGCTCTTTTAAAGCTTCCGAAAATAGTTCATCCGATACTCCGTGCATTCTGAGGATCTCACATGCTAAAGAACCTTTCATCTTTAAAAGTCCCATTAAAAGAAACAGTGTTTCTATATTCTCTGCCCCAAGCCTTGCGGATATCTTTCCCGCCTCCTCCAGTGCATGGCTTAAATATCTGGTAAGTGGTAATTTCCTCATTCTGTCCTCCTAACTCTTGTCAAGCTGCCGGTAAACGTGGTCCACCAGCTGATATAATTCTTCTCTTGTCACGCCCTTACAGATGGCCTGGGCCACCAAAAGCTGCAGGCTTTCCTCCAATTCATCCAGCTGTTTGGCCTTCTCATTGGCATCCACGCTTACAACGGCGCCTTTTCTTCTGTCCAGCTTTAAGTAGCCTTCTTCCCTCAATATAGCATATGCTTTATTTACCGTATGCATGTTTACTCCTAAGATCTGTGCCAGCTGACGCACCGACGGCAGGGACTCGCCATCCTGGATATCGGAACATGCAATACCGACGATGATCTGGTTTCTCAATTGAATATAAATGGCCTGATCGCTGTTAAAATCTACTTCAAGCAGCATTTTCATCCCTTCCTTCTTTCCTATCTTTTGTTATACTTAGACTATAATAAATAGCACGGATTGTCAATGTCAAAAAATAGAGAAGCAGGACAGAGAATGTACCTCTGTCCTGCTTCTGTCACATGACCTTTCCTAAGCCTCGTCAATGGCCTTTCCAATGTCATTTCTTTTGTATTTATTTGCAAAATCGACCCAGTCTGTCGCCCCGTATGCATTCTTACGAGCTTCTTTCAGATCACTGCCCTTTGCCACTACTCCGAGCACACGGCCTCCGTTTGTAACGATCTTGTCTCCGTCAAACTTTGTACCCGCATGGAATACATAGTAGCCGTCCTTTTCCTTGAACGTGTCAAGCCCCGTGATCTCAAAACCTTTCTCGTACTTTTCAGGATATCCGTCGGATGCCAGTACCACACAGACTGCCGCATTGTCCTCAAATTCCAGAGTGATATCGGATAGCTTACCGTCGATACACGCTTCCATTACGTCAATGATATCGTTTTTCATCCGGGGAAGGACAACCTGCGCTTCCGGATCTCCAAACCGTGCATTGTATTCCAGCACCTTCGGCCCGTCCTCCGTGAGCATAAGACCGGTAAACAAAATGCCGGTAAATGGGCGTCCTTCTGCTGCCATGGCATCCATGGTCGGCTGATAGACATACTTTTCACAGAATTCTTCCACTTCCTTCGTATAGAACGGACTTGGGGAGAAGGTTCCCATACCGCCAGTGTTGAGCCCCTGGTCTCCATCCTTGGCACGCTTATGGTCCTGTGCAGAAGTCATACATCTGATCGTCTTTCCGTCACAGAAGGCAAGAACAGATACTTCCCGTCCGGTCATAAATTCTTCAATGACGATCTCATTGCCGGCGTCTCCGAACTGCTTGTCCAGCATTAACGTTTTAACACCCGCCTTCGCCTCCTCCAGTGTGCTGCAGATCAAGACCCCTTTGCCAAGTGCCAGTCCGTCCGCTTTCAGGACGATCGGCATCTTCACGGTCTCCAGATAAGCAAGTGCCTTTTCAGGATCCGTGAAATTTTCATAGGCTGCTGTGGGGATATTATATTTTTTCATGAGATCCTTGGAAAATGCCTTAGATCCTTCGATGACTGCCGCGTTCTTGCGCGGTCCGAACACTCTGAGCCCTTCAGCCTCAAATGCGTCCACGACCCCTCCCACAAGCGGATCATCCATTCCGATGATGGTAAGATCAATCTCTCTTTCCTTAGCAAATGCCACCAGTTTATCAAACTCCATAGCTCCGATGTCCACGCACTCTGCATACTCCGCAATCCCTGCATTTCCCGGGGCACAGTAAATCTTATCAGCCTTCGGGCTTTTTGACGCTGCCCAGGCAATGGCATGTTCTCTTCCGCCACTTCCAACAATCAGTATCTTCATCCTTTTATCCTTCCTTTTACTTCTCGATCTTTACATGTCCTTTGGAAACTGTGACTCTGCCCTCCGCGATTAAGTTGATGACCTCCGGCAGAATCACCCACTCTGCCTGTTCCATGATACGCCTCTGGAGAGTCTCCGGTGAATCGTCTTCTTTGACCTCCACTGCTTTCTGCATGATGATCGGCCCAGTATCCGTCCCTTCATCCACAAAATGAACGGTAGCTCCAGAAATCTTTACACCTCTTAGCAGAGCCTGTTCGTGTACCTTCAGCCCGTAACAGCCCTTGCCGCAGAAAGATGGAATCAGAGACGGATGGATATTAATCATCCTGTTCTCAAATCTGCGTATGATCTTGTCAGGTATCACAACCAGGCATCCTGCCAGTACCACCAGATCAATCTCTCTGCCAACCAGCTCCTGATAGAGTGCTTCATTAAATAAGTCTCTGGTCTCAAAATCCTTCGGAGAAAGTCCCACAGCCTCGATTCCATGAATCTTGGCGCGCTCAAGAGCATACGCCTTTTTATTGTTGCTGATCACTACATCTATACGGGCATTGGAAATCCGGCCCTCCTCTATAGCATCAATGACAGCCTGTAAATTGGTACCTCCTCCGGACACTAATACTGCAACCTTTAGCATACTGTAACACCTTTGTCACCGGCCTTAATCTCACCGACTACAAACGCAGTTTCACCTGCACGTCCCAGAGCTTCCAGTGTATCATTCACATTCTTTTCATCTACGGCTACCATCATGCCGATTCCCATGTTGTATGTATTATACATCATTTTCTCATCGATCTCCCCGGTCTTCTGGAGCAGTTTAAAGACCGCAGGTACTTCATAAGCATCCTTGTGCACGACCGCATGCGCCCCGTCCGGAAGCATCCGAGGAATATTCTCATAAAAACCACCTCCGGTGATATGGCTGCATCCCTTGATCTCCACACCGGCCTCTTTGATGGACTTTAATGCTTTTACATAAATCTTGGTAGGTGCTAACAGCGCTTCCCCGAGTGTTGTACCAAGTTCCTCATAGTAGGTCTCCAGAGATTCTTTGGTCATATCAAAAACGTTTCGCACAAGAGAATATCCATTGCTGTGGATACCTGATGATGCAATACCGATCAACACGTCACCTTCTTTGATCTCTTTTCCAGTGATCAGATCCTTCTCATCCACAATACCGACAGCAAAACCTGCCAGGTCGTATTCGTCTTCCGGATAAAATCCAGGCATCTCCGCTGTCTCACCACCGATCAATGCGGCATCTGACTGTTTGCATCCCTCTGCCACACCACTGACAATGGTAGCGATTTTTTCCGGGAAGTTTTTGCCGCATGCAATATAGTCTAAGAAGTAAAGAGGCTCTCCGCCCGCACATGCAATATCGTTCACACACATAGCCACACAGTCGATACCGATCGTGTCATGCTTATCCATGATAAATGCAAGCTTTAACTTTGTCCCAACACCGTCGGTACCTGAAACAAGAGTAGGATTTTCCATATCCTTAAACTTCTTTAATGAAAAAGCTCCGGAGAATCCTCCGATGTTTGTCAAAACTTCCTCTCTCATGGTTGCCTGTACGTGCTTTTTCATAAGTTCTACCGACTGGTAACCTGCTTCAATATCCACTCCTGCTTTTTTATAATCCAT
Coding sequences within:
- a CDS encoding GntR family transcriptional regulator, translating into MLLEVDFNSDQAIYIQLRNQIIVGIACSDIQDGESLPSVRQLAQILGVNMHTVNKAYAILREEGYLKLDRRKGAVVSVDANEKAKQLDELEESLQLLVAQAICKGVTREELYQLVDHVYRQLDKS
- the purD gene encoding phosphoribosylamine--glycine ligase, which encodes MKILIVGSGGREHAIAWAASKSPKADKIYCAPGNAGIAEYAECVDIGAMEFDKLVAFAKEREIDLTIIGMDDPLVGGVVDAFEAEGLRVFGPRKNAAVIEGSKAFSKDLMKKYNIPTAAYENFTDPEKALAYLETVKMPIVLKADGLALGKGVLICSTLEEAKAGVKTLMLDKQFGDAGNEIVIEEFMTGREVSVLAFCDGKTIRCMTSAQDHKRAKDGDQGLNTGGMGTFSPSPFYTKEVEEFCEKYVYQPTMDAMAAEGRPFTGILFTGLMLTEDGPKVLEYNARFGDPEAQVVLPRMKNDIIDVMEACIDGKLSDITLEFEDNAAVCVVLASDGYPEKYEKGFEITGLDTFKEKDGYYVFHAGTKFDGDKIVTNGGRVLGVVAKGSDLKEARKNAYGATDWVDFANKYKRNDIGKAIDEA
- the purN gene encoding phosphoribosylglycinamide formyltransferase, yielding MLKVAVLVSGGGTNLQAVIDAIEEGRISNARIDVVISNNKKAYALERAKIHGIEAVGLSPKDFETRDLFNEALYQELVGREIDLVVLAGCLVVIPDKIIRRFENRMINIHPSLIPSFCGKGCYGLKVHEQALLRGVKISGATVHFVDEGTDTGPIIMQKAVEVKEDDSPETLQRRIMEQAEWVILPEVINLIAEGRVTVSKGHVKIEK
- the purM gene encoding phosphoribosylformylglycinamidine cyclo-ligase, whose product is MDYKKAGVDIEAGYQSVELMKKHVQATMREEVLTNIGGFSGAFSLKKFKDMENPTLVSGTDGVGTKLKLAFIMDKHDTIGIDCVAMCVNDIACAGGEPLYFLDYIACGKNFPEKIATIVSGVAEGCKQSDAALIGGETAEMPGFYPEDEYDLAGFAVGIVDEKDLITGKEIKEGDVLIGIASSGIHSNGYSLVRNVFDMTKESLETYYEELGTTLGEALLAPTKIYVKALKSIKEAGVEIKGCSHITGGGFYENIPRMLPDGAHAVVHKDAYEVPAVFKLLQKTGEIDEKMMYNTYNMGIGMMVAVDEKNVNDTLEALGRAGETAFVVGEIKAGDKGVTVC